gatgtagcccgaagtggatttcttgtcatctttgcatttggcaaagtcagaatcagaataacctaccacttctaagtgatcacttcttctataagtcagtttatagtctttcgtcccttgcagatatctaaggaccttcttagctgctttccagtgatctaggccaggattagtctgataacggcctagcattccagcaatataagcgatatctgggcgagtacagacttgagcatacatcaggctcccgactactgacgcgtaaggtatctggctcatttgctccttttcaacctctgttgtcggacactggaatgaaccgaaaacatctcccttaactactggagcgacggagggtttgcactgttgcatgttgtaacgtgtaaggacacgatctatgtaggtcttttgagacaatcctaagatccctttgtgtctatctcggtgaatttcgatgccaatgacgtaagaagcatctccgagatcctttatgtcgaagttatgcgaaagtaatcgcttcgactcatgcaacatgtctaaactattacttgccaataaaatatcatctacataaaggacaagtatagtaaagttactcccactcatcttgaggtaggtgcattgatctacttgattcttcataaaaccttgcctcttcatgacttcatcaaacttgaggtaccattgacgtgatgcttgttttaacccgtaaatggatttcttcaacttacagactagatgctcctgaccctcaggtttaaagccttcaggttgtttcatgtaaacatcttcgtctaagtctccatTAAGGAAAGCAGTtctgacgtccatctgatgcagctctaaatcaaaatgagctactagggccataacgatccttaatgaatctttactagagacaggtgaaaacgtctcttgataatcaattccctctttctgagtgtagccctttgcaaccaatctcgctttatagcgttcaacgttcccatttggatccagttttgttttgaacacccatttacaacctacaggtttgacaccgttgggtaattctaccaaatcccaaacgtcatttttcttcatggattcaagctcatcaatcattgctttgttccattcagaagactgatcactgctaatggcttcattataagagataggatcattgagctttccagcatccatttcagtcaggtaggtaacgtAATCctcccaattagtaggccgtttctgcatagatgacctcctgagctgattttcgggttcagcgttgtcttcgttttgagcgtttgatgtgccttcgttatgaggtataatgggttctggttgtggagatggagtttgtgcagtggcttcaggtgcagttgcatggggtacaagaggagtaaacggagtaatggtaagcgacaaGTCtctccccccgcgtcttgtacttcttgcaattcttcgtaagggttggtactgctcccactgaccttgaaatcctccaggaacgcaacacgcttggtttcaacaatacgagtgacatgggaaggacaatagaaacgataaccctttgaatgatcaggatacccgataaagaaacaggtaactgttttagggtcaagtttccttaggaaaggattatagagttttgcttcagcaatgcagccccatactttcatatatttaagactcggtttccttcctgtccaaagttcataaggagttttagggacagacttagaaggaactctattgagtatacgaacagctgcttttaacgcttcagtccagaggaataatggtaaattagtgttggctaacatactgcgcaccatgttcataagggtacgatttcttcgttcaacgacaccattctgctgaggtgtaccaggcatggtgtattggttcacaatcccctggcccttacaaaactcataaaatggaccaggagcttgacccacatcagtatgtcttccataatattcaccgcctctgtctgatcttacaactttaatctgacgatctaattgcttttcaacttcagctttataatctttaaaagttgtaagagattcagacttttcctttataagatacaagtacatgtaacgagaataatcatcaatgaaagtgataaatgaagtatgtcctgtgatgccagcgatttgatagggaccactaatgtcagtgtgaatgagttctaataaattagagctcctagtggcacctttcttattcgctgatgtcatttttcctttaagacatttgacacatgttccaaaatcagtgaaatcgagaggaggtaagacttcatcctttacgagacgatttaatcgttctcttgagatgtggcctaaacgttgatgccacaacatagatgaagtctctaagtctcgaatttgtttatctttgtgagtgattcattaatattatatgacaacaaagatttggaaaaattatcatctagttctaatctatagagaccaccatccagaatgccagtaccataaacaacggaatcatggagaatagagagtttgcgttgaccatgagaaacgacaaaaccgtccatgtctaactttggtcctgatacaaggttccgagttacctcaggaacatataaggtatcataaagtttaatacataaaccagttttcaaaaataattgtaatgttcctatggccttcacttctaattcccgatcatccccaactttaagtgttctttggtttcttcccagcttccggattgtaaggaatccctgaagtgaattggtaacatgaaccatagaaccagaatcaaaccactaagaattagcaggaacatttaaattaaaggactcaagtatcatgaaaaaatcgttacctttcttagccagccactcattgaagtcagggcattccttttgcttatgtcctgttttcttacagaacttgcaatagggtttgcctaaggagttcttagagctggaaggtgcacttgtattaggattttgatttggcttttgaaccttagaagcatcctttctttgataattgtgcttcctcttctttgagctggaggtggtgaagttagcaacatcagtagtgcgatccatcttcatacgctccTCCTCCTGCACACACATAGcgatcagctcactcatcgtccatttgtctttctgagtgttgtaattgatcttgaatgcttcataggacgaaggaagcgaagtgatgatgaagtgaacaagaaaaccatcactgatctCCATCTCTaggcccttcagcttattggccatgtcatgcatcatcatgatgtgctcgcgaatgccgctcctcccatcatacttagttgtcaccagcttgaggataagagtgctagcgtgtgcttttgatgttcccttgaattgattctccacagaagccaaataggttttagcatcttcagaatcaggaatggcccctctgattgagttatgaatggactgcttcatgaacatgagagacatgcggttacacctagtccatttatcatggactatctgctcagcagcagtacttgtagcggtaaggtccgctggcttattctctcttagagcataatcaaagtcTAGCAATCCTAGTGTAAGCATAagggcatccttccattcagcaaagttatcactagtcaaaggtggaatcccgcaattgggtgctgatagtggaaataagatgagcaagttatgatacaaaagaagaagtcctaatgtgatctaatgggcttgttacactaaggcaggcataaataatgaccattttaattatgaagctgtgataatgtctattactaacaccaaaataatagacttagttaaaaattctacttaaacgaagacaaatcagctttggccagaagtgtaatcatttaagtatgtgtgcaaagtaatcgtgacaaatcagctttggccagaaatgagacaatcactttagttatgcacttgtcaagcatgctaaacataaatgaattaaatcagctttggccagaattaagacatttcacgtttgtaatgcatactcaacatagctttcataatacttgaacaataaatagatgtattaaatcagctttggccagaattaatacatcagaagctcattcaagtaaagctatattggttttgtaaaaattatctgattctgattcattAATTAAGTattaacaaaaccaagtatttaatagcaaaaatttttagttcacatttaaacagcctaaggtgatgaggtctcgagtgaggtctcgagtcatggtctcgagttagGTATCGACTGAGTTTTGAGATCTCGAGTTAGTGATGAGGTCTCGaatcgcaaccttagtctcgagttgtagccttatggtctcgagttatgaccttatggtctcgagtagcaaccttggtctcgagtagcaaccttggtctcgagtagcaaccttatggtctcgagtagcaaccttatggtctcgagttatgcagATTTGAGAGCGCTTATGACTttgagtcgagaccttgtggtctcgagtcgagaccttgtggtctcgagtcgagatctgatGGTCTCGATTCGCAGTCTGATGATCTCGAATccctgttaacagctgttttgtgatgataactgaaaactcgaaatttagggattgtgggataatgtttcctgttttaatgctgatttaaacttatcaaaagatttcgaaaataataactgattatcttttaacagtttctGAAAAATTTATTAGATAAAATTAAGATCAAAACAGtaaaaacacccactaatctaaattatattccaaatcttagggaattttcgagttttattagaacaatatgatgaaccctaaaaaataaaaTCATAATTCTGGGTTCCGAAATCTAGATTTTAAGATTTTTGTTAACAGATTTCGGATACTAGGTTACCCATTAAGATTTCGAGTCAATTTATCAATCAATTATTTTCCGAAAACAGGGATTTCGGTAACAGGACTCGAAACAGCCGTGATTTTTATGAACTTTAAAAACttccgttttccagatttttgatcccagaataatggatacaaaaccagaactgattaatcaacatatgctctgataccacatgttggatcagttctgtttaaacgtaatggaaaacatgaataatacctgttacagcagacaggccagcagagaatccagtcagagatgcagccattgagctCGACACGATTGttaggatgatctggttcctccttagggtgtaagttaatgttggtgatgaaaccgaaagtagggtagtttcggttatggggagagagacgaaatattgatgttatgagggtttgtgattgtgtaatgtgtgtaaccctttaactctctaataagccccttatttatacacccaagagtaaacccaattagttaataagggtaatatggtccatcaataattaccaactaattattaataggttattaatatattttgatctaatataatataaatgattataaaggctacaagattaaatattacattaataatatatttaatctcacacaTCGATGTTGAATTAATcccaaaatcaaataaaataaggcCAGAACCTTAGTAGGAAAAAAAATTTGCTACAGAAGATAACATTAGGAAGAGAGAAAATGAAGCGTCAAAAGCACATGGCCGGTGAAGATATAAATGCACATGAATAGTTTGCATGTAAGTGTCCAACGTAAATCATGTGTACTGGTCACAAAATATCAAACACAAAAAGGACCAAATCTTATAAATCACTCAACTTCATTACATGAAGAGCCAAAGGTGACAAAAGGCAAACCAGAATGGCCAAAGTCGGAAAGGCAAACCAGAATGGCCAAAGTCGGAAGGTGGATTCACCACCGACTTTGGTTTCTTAGTATATAAGATAATGTAATGATTTTCGACTTTATAAATATAAATCATTTCATCCGGAGAATCTTATTTTAACCAAACTCGACAATGTTAGGTGACCAAATTAAATGTCACCAAAAAAAATAATTGCTGTCATTCTAAGACTTTTGAAAGGAAAACAAATTtgagaagattaaaaaaatatacACGCATAAAATGTTGAACATAGCAAAATTGACATTGAGAAAGTTtcattatataatttttttttaagatgaCATGTTCTAAGTGGCcgagatataattttttttaagatgACATGTTCTAATTGGCCGAGAGGAGTAAGCCAATGTAAATTATACCTAACAGGTGATCATCCGACTAAATTGGGTCAACTTTACTGGTATTGCACCTTGATAAATCGATTAGTGAACCTTTGTTTGAGCCAGGGTAAATTATGCCTAATAAGAACAATGTCAGATTGGTAGAATTTTACTCGTTCATGTAATAGTAATAGACGTAAGTTATTTTGAGAAACCCCAAATAATACAGTATATAAGAGCATGCAAAGTGGGACCCAGGGAAAAATGGCCCTAACCAGGAACACCGTTTTCCCCTCCTGCATAAAAAAACCTTCACAAATTGGTGAATACTCACGAATTATCACCTAAGCGcgcactctctctctctcacacacacatatatatttttaGTGGGACGACTCCGTTCGAAATGGAAAGAATGTTAAGATAACGTTGATGTAAGACACAGAAAAACACAGAGAAAACATCATGACTCTCTATACGGTAATAATAATGATATTTTACGGGTTAAAAACCTCTAcactagaaaaatattttattttgatcaatGATTAAAGTGTAAATATCAAATACAAATGATTCTTTTTAACCTAAgaaatgaataaaaaaaaattatttacttTTTTTTCCAACTAGAAATAcaacccgccgcaatgcggcggggattctttagttataactaagtcgatttaggacgcgcacgttatgttgaacctatcaagcgggaaaaaaatagacgatgtaaaaacgtttacCCACACATGcacgcacgttgcgtcatgttaactcgcaaaatttagaacgaaacgtaaaaacgttaaaccaaagacgcatgttgcgatgtgttaagtcacaaaatttagaacgaagcataaagcgaaaattttgcggaaaatgaaaactataaaggaccaaagttgaaagtaaaaaaagttgtgaggatagattaaaaagttttgtgtttaagtaagaaaacaaatagttttgggttaaaagtgatttatgaaatacttttgggtgaaaagtaaaaaatcaatttaaaaaaaaacccaaagccaaggttacaaaaaccatatgcataaccattttttctttgaaaaaccctcaaagccaagattacaacacacaagtaaaaaaaaaaaaacaaaaaaaacaaaatggttaaatcgcaaaagatggaaacttttgaatagaagtgaaaaatcaaattaatcaaagtggttaaattgtataagatgggaacttttgaattagaagtgaaaaatcaaattaatcaaaaggggttaaattaccaaaattgaaactttaaacttaaattgtcaaatattaaaactttagggttaaaaaggaaacaaatattaaaattttaaacttaaattgtcaaagattaaaactttagggttaaaaaggaaaatttcaattttttttgaaaaacaccctaAACCAATGTTACAAGTCATATATGCATAAACATGTTGGTTCTTTATAATTTACAAGTCATATATGCATAAACATGTTGGTTCTTTGTAATGTTTAAATAAATGTCAAAGTTGTGAAGCATCTCAAATCTCCTATATGTTCTTCATCATCAACCTCCATCAAATCCCCCAAGCCCCTTCGTAATCTCTCCTCCATTTCCACGCCCACCACCAGCAGCCATGGGAGTCGGACTATCCATCCTAATCGGGTTCAAATCCCTAACCCTTTTCCTAATATTCGCATATCTCCGAACCCTAGGCTTCACACTCCTCTCAATCCCATTCCTATACGCATCACTCGTCTCCCTTCTCGTAGCCCTTGCTTCACACCCCTCAATCAATCTCCCCATGCTACTCGGCAAAAACACCGACGGATCCTTCCCAATTTGGTCGCTAATCATGTTCAGCCCCTATCTATATTTTGTGCGGTTTTTTTCAGCTCTTCGAAGATTAAAAAGTAGAGAAGATCCGTACAGTGAGGTGGTTGATGGGGTGTATGTTGGTGGGTGGCCATCGTCGCCGGAAAAGATGCCGCCGGGGAAACCTGCGGTGGTGGATTGCACGTGTGAATTGCCTAGGGTTTTTAGGGTTTCTGGGAATGGGTATTTGTGTGTTCCTACTTGGGATACTAGGTCTCCTGATCCTGGGGGTATTGAATCTGCTGTTAGGTGGGCTTGTAGGAAGAAGGCTCAGAATATTCCGGTTTTCGTTCATTGCGCTTATGGTAATCGATTCTCGCTTCGTATATAATATATGCTGTTATTGTATAATGAGAATACGCTTATTCGTAAGAAAACTAGAATACTCAATACAGGACATGTGTAATAATATATAATTCATCTTTGTAGTAGTATATGTATTGCATATGCGCAGTATACGACATAATGCGCAGTACTACATATATCATATATATGCCGCCGTATTATGATATATTGCATGTATGTAGTATTGCGCATTATATTGTTTATTGCATATATGCAACATGTGGTACTACACGTGTCCGATATTGagttttctagttttcttatGATCCTGTccctatatgtgtgtgtgtgtgttgcatGACTGTCTTGATTCTTGAATGTGTTGTTAATTTATTATAAAAGTAACATAGATTCGTAGTTGATAGCTTGTTTTTTTTAACTGTTACTCTCCACACGTGCACCGAAATCTTGCAGTAAATGAAGATTGTGCATTAATTTTAGACGTACGTTACTAGTACTAGAGTCTAGAAACTAGGTAGTTAAAGGTACAAAGGGTGACTATGTCGCCTAGGcgcttaaaaacaaggttttttTTAAACAAGGCGCACGGTATAAGCAGAGCATTTTTAGCTGTTTTTAGACATGTTTTAGGCCATTTTTAGATGTTTAAGACCAGTTTTAGACCGATTTTTGCAAAATTTGGCCCGAAATcttgaagaaaatgaagaagTTGCATTTGTTTTAGACATGCTTGAAACTAGGTAGTTGAAGGCGCTAGACGCATTCAAGGCCCAATGCATCTGTCGCTTGGGCACAAGGTGCTTAAAATGGCGGAGGCTTTTTTAGGCAAGACATGGTATAAATAATCTTTAGCTGTTTAGACTGGTTCCAGACCATTTTTAGATGTTTCAGactcgttttagttgtttcggaTCGATTTTTGCAAAATTTGGCCTGAATTTGCGTCTATGCTCTATAATGGACTCAATGCGTTATTGCTGCGTTCGGTTGTGCCTGGGCGAGCGCCTTTGACTACATACAGTAGAAAGATAATTGTGTAATTTCTTTGACTGCATATGTGTGATTGTTAATTTGTTAGTCAAGTCTGCATCAGTTTACTAAATCTTGTAGAAGTGATACAGTTTTAGTTGCGTAGtgatcatagttattaaaggcgtgaggcgcactcagggcgatttgttgggcccggggctttatttgcgcctaggcgctcgctttaataactatgacaTGAACCATAGTTATTAATGGCGCGAGGCGCACTCAGAGCGATTTGTTGGGCCCGGGGCTTTATTTGCCCCTGGGcgctcgctttaataactatggtagTGATACACATTTAATATATGATGATTTATGCAGGTCATGGAAGAAGTGTGGCGGTGACGTGTGCTTTATTGGTAGCTTTGGGCGTGGTTGATGACTGGAAAAACGCTGAGAAGTTAATTAAAGAAAAACGACCGTATATTCGGATGAATTCTCTGCACCGCAAGGCCTTGGAAGAATGGTCAAAGAACAgactatctccccctaaaacagGAACCAATACGCGCAATTGATTAGGTACACGAAGAGAAAGTTATTGTTAAAACTTTTATGATCTATATTTAAGGTTTGTTATGAGTAGTTCTGTCAAATTCTTAGGGGAGATTTTTTTCATTGATATCATACAAAACATTTAAGAAGGTGAATATCATAACTTTGTTACATTAATATGTGTTCTTTTTTGTGTTTGATTAGTTAATGAGCACTTTGTATTAATGAGTGATGGAGTCAATAATGTACTGTCTTTAATTTACTTAAGGGGCTGTCCTATGTGTGTGTACTTGTGGGTACATCTATGGGTAATCAACAGTCAATCTTGACCCCCACACTCTATATGGGTTCATTTGTACTTTTAAACAAAAATTATGGGCTGCGGTGGGCTAATATTATATGTAATGcgcgaagcttttaaggggcgggagggggcggccgaccccccgaacatTTCGTTCAgcagtggagagtatgtagttttcgtatagaattttttgggtatatacgttttcgacccccgagTTTAATAGAAAAtgttaggtccggtgacttccgtCCATCGGTCGAAAATGTCAAGTTTCGCCACTCCCATTAACGAACTATAAATTAACAATATAT
This genomic stretch from Helianthus annuus cultivar XRQ/B chromosome 8, HanXRQr2.0-SUNRISE, whole genome shotgun sequence harbors:
- the LOC110872352 gene encoding uncharacterized protein YnbD, with protein sequence MGVGLSILIGFKSLTLFLIFAYLRTLGFTLLSIPFLYASLVSLLVALASHPSINLPMLLGKNTDGSFPIWSLIMFSPYLYFVRFFSALRRLKSREDPYSEVVDGVYVGGWPSSPEKMPPGKPAVVDCTCELPRVFRVSGNGYLCVPTWDTRSPDPGGIESAVRWACRKKAQNIPVFVHCAYGHGRSVAVTCALLVALGVVDDWKNAEKLIKEKRPYIRMNSLHRKALEEWSKNRLSPPKTGTNTRN